One window from the genome of Rhodobacteraceae bacterium S2214 encodes:
- a CDS encoding glutathione S-transferase, translated as MSNAVRIHHFAKSGHAHRALVFAKLAGIAHEAVPVDLGAGAHKSPEFLAMNPNGQVPVLEDGDVIVSDSNAILVYLARTYAPDWIPSTAIGEANVQRWLTLAAGEIAFGSCAARLITVFGAPLEPEFAAAVAAKAMQKLEQGLVGRDWLVGDRPTIADVATYSYTAHAPEGNVSLDPYPNVRSWLARFEALPGFQAMPTTAVGLLAEKGE; from the coding sequence ATGTCGAACGCGGTCCGCATTCACCATTTCGCCAAATCAGGTCACGCGCATCGTGCTTTGGTATTCGCAAAACTTGCAGGGATTGCGCATGAAGCCGTCCCTGTCGATCTTGGCGCCGGTGCCCATAAATCGCCTGAATTTCTCGCGATGAACCCGAATGGCCAAGTGCCGGTTCTTGAGGACGGCGACGTGATCGTTTCGGATTCGAACGCGATCTTAGTCTACCTCGCACGGACATACGCTCCCGACTGGATTCCAAGCACGGCAATCGGCGAAGCTAATGTGCAACGTTGGCTTACACTTGCTGCTGGTGAAATTGCGTTTGGATCTTGTGCCGCGCGGCTGATCACCGTTTTTGGCGCACCGTTAGAGCCAGAATTCGCCGCCGCAGTGGCCGCGAAAGCAATGCAAAAGCTGGAACAAGGTCTGGTAGGCCGTGATTGGCTTGTCGGTGATCGCCCGACAATCGCGGATGTTGCGACGTATTCCTATACAGCTCATGCGCCTGAGGGGAACGTATCGCTTGATCCCTATCCGAATGTGCGTTCCTGGCTTGCCCGTTTCGAAGCATTGCCCGGATTTCAAGCAATGCCCACGACCGCCGTTGGTCTTCTAGCTGAAAAGGGAGAGTGA
- a CDS encoding LysR family transcriptional regulator codes for MDKIDRMRAFALVANNASFTIAAQRMGRSARLVSKYVADLENALGVQLLNRTTRSVSLTDAGATYLALCAPLLDGFDELEDRVRNEQASLRGVIHISAPTGFGALRLVPSLARFAEKHPNVELDLKFSDRRVSIVEEGLDLAVRIGPMRDSSLKVRQLGRMPLVVCASPAYLIRHGQPDHPKALATHECILDGNMTEPTVWRFSVNGQDEAVQVNGRFRMNAPAGSARLAISGAAIARCPAYTVADALRSGELAELFAENRVSPYVVAALFPQNRRLTTRVRALIDHLANDSALCPDGA; via the coding sequence ATGGACAAGATTGACCGCATGCGCGCATTTGCGTTGGTTGCAAACAACGCTTCATTCACCATCGCTGCTCAGCGTATGGGGCGGTCTGCGCGTTTGGTTAGCAAATACGTTGCTGATCTGGAAAATGCGCTGGGTGTACAATTGCTCAACCGCACGACGCGCAGCGTCTCATTGACGGATGCGGGGGCGACTTACTTGGCACTATGCGCGCCGCTGCTCGATGGGTTTGATGAGCTTGAAGACAGAGTGAGAAATGAACAGGCATCGTTGCGCGGCGTGATCCACATTTCCGCACCCACCGGGTTTGGTGCTTTGCGACTTGTCCCATCGCTTGCGCGATTTGCAGAGAAACATCCGAACGTGGAACTTGATTTGAAGTTCTCTGACCGCAGGGTTTCGATTGTCGAAGAAGGCCTTGATCTAGCTGTCAGGATTGGCCCGATGCGCGATAGTTCCCTAAAGGTTCGCCAACTTGGCCGCATGCCTTTGGTTGTCTGCGCATCGCCGGCCTATTTGATCCGTCACGGTCAGCCGGACCACCCGAAGGCGCTTGCCACGCATGAATGCATTCTCGACGGCAACATGACTGAACCGACAGTGTGGCGATTTTCGGTCAACGGCCAAGATGAAGCTGTGCAAGTCAACGGGCGATTTCGGATGAATGCTCCAGCGGGGTCGGCCCGTCTTGCCATATCAGGGGCGGCGATCGCACGATGTCCTGCCTATACGGTTGCCGATGCTTTGCGGTCGGGTGAGTTGGCCGAGCTTTTCGCCGAGAACCGTGTTTCGCCTTATGTTGTGGCCGCACTATTCCCGCAAAACCGGCGGCTGACGACAAGAGTGCGCGCACTGATTGATCATCTCGCAAACGACTCGGCATTGTGCCCAGACGGCGCATGA
- a CDS encoding Hint domain-containing protein: protein MAFIDNALWLTGPNGTAENGTTTVSEGGNSTVVTASFTANAWDASQGGNTVSEFGAFGVTSPITASYDFSTPIENLNFDFIHVNDDGASTFDDLWIIYAYDENGVLLDPATVISSLSGVQDENVFANPDGSVTIESAGTIANDVTVNLPGPISQIDLTFAPGPNGTSTGGSGISDLRFDVPALDTDGDGITDDQDIDDDGDGILDTDEGYSVTTPSTITIAFDADEFTQMDNTRWELRDPDGNLIASDTTINDNVVEVTNVSVAGLGDYSFTVIDDFGDGISGADPARYTVSLDGVVVIDSGANPNFGGTTTEVFNVSGIASTTDSDGDGVADHLDLDSDNDGITDNVEAQSTANYIAPTGNDSDGDGLDDAYEAGGVTPVDTDTDGTADFLDTDSDNDGVNDVIEAGHGFSQAAIDASADSDGDGLKDVVDNVVGYDANDADIDVAGNFALSDSDNDTPANGSGATPLVNDLDYRDVPCFTKGTLIKTPMGERLVETLQPGDLVLTRDHGLRPIRWIGSRTVVGRGRFAPVKFLGAKQGDTQHSILVSPNHRVLIVGYQAELYFGTNEVLVTAKHLVGTGAAFEKPCDEVTYIHIMFDQHEIVYSNDLPTESFYAGEIGLNAIEDSSREELFDLFPELRTMGSPHNQTARRCVKEYEARVLVNQRS, encoded by the coding sequence ATGGCTTTTATTGATAATGCTCTGTGGCTGACCGGTCCCAATGGGACGGCAGAGAACGGTACGACAACCGTATCTGAAGGCGGCAACAGCACAGTCGTTACGGCCAGCTTTACAGCCAATGCCTGGGACGCATCACAAGGTGGTAATACGGTTTCTGAATTTGGCGCGTTTGGGGTAACGTCCCCGATCACGGCGAGCTACGATTTTTCGACGCCAATTGAAAATCTGAATTTTGACTTCATCCACGTCAACGACGACGGCGCATCGACGTTCGATGACCTGTGGATCATCTACGCGTATGACGAGAACGGCGTACTTCTCGATCCTGCAACGGTCATTTCCAGCTTAAGCGGCGTTCAGGACGAAAACGTATTCGCGAACCCTGACGGTTCGGTGACCATTGAATCCGCAGGCACGATCGCGAACGATGTAACCGTTAATCTACCGGGGCCTATATCGCAGATCGATTTGACCTTTGCACCCGGACCCAACGGGACGAGCACGGGTGGGTCGGGTATCAGCGACTTGCGTTTTGATGTGCCAGCCTTGGACACGGATGGCGACGGCATTACAGATGACCAAGATATCGACGATGATGGCGACGGAATCTTGGATACTGACGAAGGGTACTCTGTCACCACGCCAAGCACGATCACGATCGCATTCGACGCCGATGAGTTCACTCAGATGGACAATACGCGGTGGGAACTACGTGATCCTGACGGCAATCTTATCGCCAGCGACACAACAATTAATGACAACGTTGTCGAAGTCACGAATGTCAGCGTTGCAGGCTTGGGTGACTACTCCTTCACGGTTATCGATGATTTTGGCGATGGCATAAGTGGTGCGGACCCGGCGCGCTATACGGTGTCGCTTGATGGCGTTGTCGTTATCGATTCAGGTGCAAATCCGAATTTTGGCGGAACAACCACAGAAGTCTTCAATGTCAGCGGTATCGCTAGCACAACGGATAGCGACGGTGATGGCGTCGCTGATCACCTTGATCTTGATAGCGACAACGACGGGATCACCGACAACGTCGAAGCCCAAAGCACAGCCAATTACATCGCGCCTACGGGCAACGATAGCGACGGGGATGGGCTTGACGATGCGTACGAGGCTGGCGGTGTCACACCGGTTGACACAGATACCGACGGAACTGCTGATTTTCTCGATACGGACTCGGATAACGATGGCGTCAATGATGTCATTGAAGCAGGTCACGGTTTCAGCCAAGCGGCAATTGACGCATCCGCCGATAGCGATGGCGACGGACTGAAGGACGTCGTGGATAATGTTGTTGGATACGACGCCAACGACGCTGATATTGATGTGGCTGGAAATTTTGCGTTGTCGGATTCGGACAACGACACCCCAGCAAATGGAAGCGGGGCTACACCGCTTGTTAATGACCTAGACTACCGTGACGTTCCCTGTTTCACGAAAGGCACCTTGATCAAGACACCTATGGGGGAAAGGTTAGTCGAAACCTTGCAGCCGGGCGATCTGGTGCTGACCCGAGACCATGGTCTTCGTCCAATCCGCTGGATCGGAAGCCGAACGGTTGTTGGGCGGGGCCGATTTGCCCCCGTGAAGTTCTTAGGCGCAAAACAAGGTGACACGCAGCATTCCATCCTCGTTTCCCCGAACCACCGCGTTCTGATCGTGGGCTATCAAGCAGAGCTCTACTTCGGAACAAACGAGGTGTTGGTTACTGCGAAACACCTCGTCGGGACCGGTGCTGCGTTCGAAAAACCATGTGATGAGGTGACTTACATTCACATCATGTTCGACCAACACGAGATCGTTTATTCAAACGACCTACCGACAGAAAGCTTCTACGCGGGCGAAATTGGACTGAATGCGATTGAAGATTCCTCACGCGAAGAGCTATTTGATTTGTTCCCCGAGCTACGGACAATGGGCAGCCCACACAACCAAACCGCACGGCGCTGCGTGAAAGAATATGAAGCACGGGTTCTAGTCAACCAACGTTCGTGA
- a CDS encoding nuclear transport factor 2 family protein gives MTSEAPRHPLPPFTHQTAIEKVRLAEDGWNGRDPAKVALAYTPDSKWRNRAEFPEGRDQIEEFLTRKWAKELDYRLIKELWVHDGNRIAVRYAYEYHDDSGNWFRAYGNENWEFDENGYMERRFASINEHPIAETDRKFHWPLGRRPDDHPSLSDLGL, from the coding sequence ATGACATCCGAAGCCCCGCGTCACCCGTTGCCGCCCTTCACACACCAAACCGCAATCGAAAAAGTCCGCCTTGCCGAAGACGGCTGGAACGGTCGCGACCCCGCCAAGGTCGCGCTCGCCTACACGCCTGACAGCAAATGGCGCAATCGGGCCGAGTTCCCCGAAGGTCGCGACCAAATCGAAGAGTTCCTCACACGCAAGTGGGCCAAGGAATTGGATTACCGTCTGATCAAGGAACTATGGGTCCATGATGGAAATCGCATCGCGGTGCGCTATGCCTATGAATATCACGATGACAGCGGCAACTGGTTCCGTGCCTATGGCAACGAAAACTGGGAGTTCGACGAAAACGGTTACATGGAACGGCGGTTTGCCAGCATCAACGAACATCCTATCGCAGAAACGGACCGGAAGTTCCACTGGCCGCTCGGACGTCGTCCCGACGATCACCCCAGTCTGAGCGACTTGGGCCTCTAG
- a CDS encoding MBL fold metallo-hydrolase, with protein sequence MSTSLNRRDFFKSAALSAGALTLLRAGFAPTSAAAQGEMAAGTIHSFAKGGVTFHTYVSPAEAVNVTAHVIEMGDQLLLVDSTFIPPTATEVTALIESTGKPVHTAYISHEHPDHWGGVSTMEGITFSTLPEIREGLRAEATNGENPEPTALLNGPDLALGMTEIGGVAVEFRSYDNAEAPKIIVAVFPEQKVAVVQDLVYNGVYFAPGVDRKNWIAILEGMRDDPSFETLLVGHGLPTTRGELDVAIGYLKVLDAAWEAGTTPDEVKAAIAEAYPSYDGEFLLGLVDAYWDK encoded by the coding sequence ATGTCGACTTCATTGAACCGCCGCGATTTCTTTAAAAGCGCTGCACTTTCCGCCGGCGCTCTCACACTACTACGCGCTGGTTTTGCGCCAACGTCTGCCGCTGCGCAGGGCGAAATGGCTGCTGGCACCATCCATTCCTTTGCCAAGGGTGGCGTCACGTTCCACACGTATGTCTCCCCTGCAGAGGCCGTAAACGTAACGGCCCATGTCATCGAGATGGGCGATCAGTTGCTGCTGGTCGATTCAACATTCATCCCACCGACCGCCACGGAAGTCACGGCGCTGATCGAAAGCACTGGCAAGCCTGTGCACACCGCATATATCAGCCACGAGCACCCAGACCACTGGGGCGGTGTTTCCACAATGGAAGGCATCACGTTCTCGACCTTGCCGGAAATCCGCGAAGGTTTGCGCGCCGAAGCAACCAATGGCGAAAATCCTGAACCAACAGCATTGTTGAACGGTCCTGACCTCGCGCTTGGCATGACAGAAATTGGCGGTGTGGCAGTTGAGTTCCGGTCTTACGACAATGCTGAGGCCCCCAAAATTATTGTCGCGGTCTTCCCCGAACAGAAAGTCGCTGTGGTTCAAGACCTCGTCTATAACGGCGTGTATTTTGCCCCCGGCGTTGATCGCAAAAACTGGATCGCGATCTTGGAAGGCATGCGCGATGATCCGTCATTTGAAACACTGCTCGTCGGTCACGGTCTTCCAACCACGCGCGGCGAACTCGACGTTGCAATCGGTTACCTGAAGGTACTGGATGCAGCATGGGAAGCTGGAACAACACCAGACGAAGTGAAGGCTGCGATTGCAGAGGCTTATCCTAGCTACGACGGCGAATTCCTACT
- a CDS encoding pyridoxamine 5'-phosphate oxidase family protein — protein MTQIHRSHKGELLLQAQRNTPKELTDAIPQYISSDMPQQHADFFAGLSYLPLATLDQKGRPWVSLLVTTSSDDPTLGIKVSGGNTTDLVAETNPFDPFARAMQQEPASADDRRLFAGVGIDFTNRRRNKIAGSIEDAAVDRMGKVRLRLLSDQHLGNCPKYITVRSLTHVQRTAGLSHDSFDIDTSALPADAKAVVHRASTVFLATKHTTTDNASDIQTDMGVNHRGGAPGFTRIYEECDGDQVTTYLVLPDHSGNRFYQSLGNIETDPQVGLVFPDFATGDVLYVTGDAENLLDQDAEALMPRVNLLTRIKVTGAVLVKNGLNLKLTSAEQFSPYNPPVRLLRQELEQMGHACVPNDGAAAISATLVSTQAVSDSIKTFNFRLSTPTDAPLPGGFGVFDFSDILDVGYTHMNDANPQLVNDDFVRTWTISSASDFDPNTNAFIGTDRVSVTVKRKPGGLMSNVLHDNNDRLIDQKLPVVFKGTGAGFSCFSTPPKGHPPHVPPQMLWIAGGVGITPFMAMWDGILQVAKANPGLGATDIVLLFAGRDDDINVLKHFAAQHGSRPKNVKLSVMAFQSIKGNACAAQTARDGLRPAQFDNALRVEERRMGIDDIQSVANLKDREVFMCGPDAMMNWSETTLTELGIEEARRHRETFVF, from the coding sequence ATGACGCAGATACATAGGTCGCACAAAGGCGAATTGCTGCTGCAAGCGCAGCGCAATACGCCCAAAGAACTTACCGACGCCATTCCGCAATACATCAGCAGTGACATGCCGCAGCAGCACGCAGATTTTTTTGCTGGCCTGTCCTATCTGCCTCTAGCAACGCTCGACCAAAAGGGGCGTCCATGGGTCAGCCTTTTGGTCACAACGTCGAGCGACGACCCTACCCTTGGTATTAAGGTTTCAGGTGGAAACACAACGGACCTCGTTGCTGAAACAAATCCCTTTGATCCTTTTGCGCGCGCGATGCAGCAAGAACCGGCATCGGCTGATGACCGTCGGCTCTTTGCAGGAGTTGGGATCGATTTCACGAACCGTCGACGCAATAAGATCGCCGGATCAATCGAAGATGCCGCCGTTGATCGTATGGGGAAAGTCCGGCTTCGCCTCCTCTCCGACCAGCATCTTGGGAACTGCCCGAAATACATCACCGTTCGTTCATTGACGCATGTGCAGCGCACGGCAGGCCTTTCTCATGATAGCTTTGACATTGACACCTCCGCCCTGCCCGCCGACGCCAAAGCAGTGGTTCATCGTGCAAGCACAGTCTTTCTAGCAACAAAGCATACGACTACAGACAATGCGTCGGACATCCAAACTGACATGGGCGTCAATCATCGCGGCGGTGCCCCCGGTTTTACACGCATTTATGAAGAATGTGATGGCGATCAGGTCACAACATATCTGGTTTTGCCTGACCATTCCGGCAACCGCTTTTATCAGTCTTTGGGCAATATCGAAACGGACCCGCAAGTCGGCCTCGTGTTTCCAGATTTCGCGACAGGCGATGTCCTTTACGTCACTGGTGACGCGGAAAACCTGCTGGATCAGGACGCAGAGGCGCTTATGCCACGCGTGAACTTGCTAACGCGCATCAAGGTGACTGGTGCGGTATTGGTAAAAAATGGGCTTAATCTAAAACTGACGTCCGCCGAACAGTTCTCGCCCTACAATCCGCCTGTGCGGCTCTTGCGTCAGGAATTGGAACAAATGGGGCATGCGTGTGTGCCAAATGACGGCGCTGCCGCTATTTCTGCCACTCTCGTTTCAACGCAAGCTGTTTCCGACAGCATCAAGACATTCAACTTCCGCCTCTCGACGCCAACCGATGCGCCTTTGCCGGGTGGCTTTGGCGTCTTCGACTTCTCGGACATCTTGGACGTCGGTTACACCCATATGAACGACGCAAACCCGCAATTGGTGAACGACGATTTTGTCCGCACATGGACGATTTCCAGTGCGTCCGATTTTGACCCGAATACCAACGCGTTCATCGGCACCGATCGCGTCAGTGTCACCGTCAAACGCAAACCGGGCGGTTTGATGTCGAATGTCTTACACGACAATAACGACAGGCTTATCGATCAAAAATTACCGGTCGTCTTTAAGGGCACCGGCGCTGGCTTTTCGTGTTTTTCTACGCCCCCAAAGGGGCACCCGCCGCATGTTCCGCCCCAAATGCTTTGGATTGCAGGCGGCGTGGGCATCACGCCATTTATGGCGATGTGGGACGGTATCCTTCAGGTTGCGAAGGCAAATCCGGGACTTGGTGCGACCGACATTGTGCTTCTGTTTGCTGGGCGTGATGACGATATCAATGTCCTGAAGCATTTCGCTGCGCAGCACGGTTCGCGTCCGAAAAACGTGAAATTAAGCGTCATGGCGTTCCAAAGCATCAAGGGAAACGCCTGCGCCGCACAGACGGCACGGGACGGTCTACGCCCAGCGCAGTTTGATAACGCGTTAAGAGTCGAAGAACGGCGCATGGGGATCGACGACATTCAATCCGTCGCGAACCTTAAGGATCGTGAAGTGTTCATGTGTGGACCCGATGCGATGATGAATTGGAGCGAAACCACGTTAACCGAACTGGGCATCGAAGAAGCACGACGCCATCGCGAGACATTTGTTTTCTGA
- a CDS encoding MipA/OmpV family protein has product MKPTTTLAATMLAILPANAFAQNAPEDTFAGHDIFFTITGGVVSMPSFLGSNETSTYAIPNVSVAIGDRLNISLLDGVSYDVYKDDNLTAGVALTYDFGREDTPSKHDLLLSSVAKSEIAGLGDIEETAEVGGYLAYTYGNLQANLAIRKGVDGGHDGIVGDVDITYNAPVEILGKQSVISFGPTASFSDDSYASTYFDVSAAQSVASGISEYDANGGIMSYGLHASAFVPLNQNVSLVGFAEFDRLSGDVRDSSIVQERGSEEQATAGLMINYTF; this is encoded by the coding sequence ATGAAACCTACCACAACACTAGCCGCGACCATGTTGGCCATCCTCCCTGCCAATGCCTTCGCGCAAAACGCCCCCGAAGACACTTTTGCCGGACACGACATCTTCTTCACCATCACAGGTGGGGTGGTTTCCATGCCATCGTTCCTCGGCAGCAATGAGACGTCGACCTACGCGATTCCTAACGTGTCTGTCGCTATCGGAGATCGTCTCAATATCTCTTTGCTCGATGGGGTGTCGTATGACGTCTACAAAGACGACAACCTGACCGCAGGCGTCGCACTGACATATGATTTTGGCCGCGAAGATACCCCATCCAAACACGATCTGCTGTTGTCTAGCGTCGCTAAATCGGAAATCGCGGGATTGGGGGATATTGAAGAGACCGCCGAAGTCGGCGGCTATCTCGCCTATACATATGGAAATCTGCAGGCCAATCTTGCGATCCGCAAGGGCGTCGATGGCGGCCATGATGGGATCGTTGGAGACGTTGATATCACTTACAACGCACCCGTCGAAATTCTAGGAAAGCAGTCCGTCATTTCATTTGGTCCAACGGCCAGTTTTTCTGACGATAGCTATGCGAGCACCTATTTTGATGTCTCGGCGGCCCAATCCGTGGCGTCTGGTATCAGTGAATATGACGCAAACGGCGGCATCATGTCATACGGTCTGCACGCATCGGCATTTGTGCCGCTTAATCAGAATGTATCGCTTGTTGGGTTTGCCGAATTTGATCGCCTCAGCGGTGACGTGCGTGACTCTTCAATTGTGCAAGAACGCGGATCAGAGGAACAAGCGACTGCTGGCCTCATGATCAACTATACCTTCTAG